The Streptomonospora litoralis genome window below encodes:
- the rpsG gene encoding 30S ribosomal protein S7, whose product MPRKGPAPKRQLITDPVYGSPLVTSLINKVLLDGKRSIAQGIVYRALEGANEKTGQDPLVVLKRALDNVKPALEVRSRRVGGATYQVPVEVRSSRSTTLALRWLVRYSRQRREKTMTDRLMNELVDASNGLGASVKRREDTHKMAESNKAFAHYRW is encoded by the coding sequence ATGCCGCGCAAGGGCCCGGCGCCGAAGCGCCAGCTCATCACCGACCCGGTCTACGGATCGCCGCTCGTCACCTCGCTGATCAACAAGGTGCTGCTCGACGGCAAGCGCTCGATCGCGCAGGGGATCGTCTACAGGGCCCTCGAAGGGGCCAATGAGAAGACCGGCCAGGACCCGCTCGTGGTCCTCAAGCGTGCTCTGGACAACGTGAAGCCCGCACTGGAGGTGCGCAGCCGCCGCGTCGGTGGCGCCACCTACCAGGTGCCGGTCGAGGTCCGTTCGTCCCGCAGCACGACGCTGGCTCTGCGCTGGCTGGTCCGGTACTCGCGTCAGCGCCGAGAGAAGACCATGACCGATCGGCTGATGAACGAGCTGGTCGACGCCAGCAACGGACTGGGCGCCAGCGTCAAGCGTCGCGAGGACACCCACAAGATGGCGGAGTCCAACAAGGCCTTCGCCCACTACCGCTGGTAA
- the rpsL gene encoding 30S ribosomal protein S12, giving the protein MPTIQQLVRKGRQDKVAKNRTPALKGSPQRRGVCTRVYTTTPKKPNSALRKVARVRLSSGIEVTAYIPGIGHNLQEHSIVLVRGGRVKDLPGVRYRIVRGSLDTQGVRNRKQARSRYGAKKEK; this is encoded by the coding sequence GTGCCCACCATCCAGCAGCTGGTCCGCAAGGGCCGACAGGACAAGGTCGCAAAGAACAGGACCCCGGCGCTGAAGGGGAGTCCGCAGCGTCGTGGTGTGTGCACGCGTGTCTACACCACTACGCCCAAGAAGCCGAACTCCGCCCTGCGCAAGGTCGCCCGTGTGCGGCTGAGCAGCGGGATCGAGGTCACGGCCTACATCCCGGGGATCGGACACAACCTCCAGGAGCACTCCATCGTGCTCGTGCGCGGCGGTCGTGTGAAGGACCTGCCGGGTGTCCGCTACCGGATCGTCCGCGGCTCACTCGACACCCAGGGCGTGCGTAACCGCAAGCAGGCGCGAAGCCGTTACGGCGCTAAGAAGGAGAAGTAA
- the fusA gene encoding elongation factor G, with product MATTALDLAKVRNIGIMAHIDAGKTTTTERILFYTGVNYKLGEVHDGAATMDWMKEEQQRGITITSAATTTHWNDNTINIIDTPGHVDFTVEVERSLRVLDGAVAVFDAKEGVEPQSEQVWRQADRYGVPRICFINKMDKIGAEFQRCVDMFTDRLNTNPLPVQLPIGAESDFRGVIDLVHMKALVWSEETKLGEMYDTVDIPDSHVDAAREAHDKMIETLAEADDEIMELYLEGEEPTIEQIVPAIRRATIAGTAIPVLCGTAFKNKGVQPLLDAVVDYLPAPLDVEGVEGHDPKDEGEKAELVRRPDEEEPFSALVFKIMSDPHLGKLTYIRVYSGVLKTGTQVLNSVKGRKERIGKIYRMHSNKREEIDRVGAGDIVAVMGLKDTTTGETLCDSSDPIVLESMTFPAPVIEVAIEPKSKSDQEKLGVAIQRLVDEDPSFRVSTDEETGQTVIAGMGELHLEVFVHRMRDEFKVEANIGRPQVAYRETIRKKVEKVDYTHKKQTGGQGQFGRVVIDVEPLLAEDGGDSAGYEFVNNITGGRIPREYIPSVDAGCQETAEFGILAGYPLVGIKVTLQDGAYHDVDSSELAFKVAGSMAFKDAARRAKPVLLEPVMAVEVTMPDEYMGDVIGDLNSRRGQVQSMEERSGTRVVKAQVPLSEMFGYVGDLRSRTQGRATYTMVFDSYAEVPSNVAEEIVAKARGE from the coding sequence ATGGCTACCACTGCTCTTGACCTTGCCAAGGTCCGCAACATCGGGATCATGGCGCACATCGACGCGGGTAAGACCACGACCACCGAGCGCATCCTCTTCTACACCGGCGTGAACTACAAGCTGGGTGAGGTCCATGACGGCGCGGCCACCATGGACTGGATGAAGGAGGAGCAGCAGCGGGGCATCACGATCACGTCCGCGGCTACGACCACCCACTGGAACGACAACACCATCAACATCATCGACACGCCCGGCCACGTCGACTTCACGGTCGAGGTCGAGCGTTCGCTGCGTGTGCTCGACGGTGCGGTCGCGGTGTTCGACGCCAAGGAGGGTGTCGAGCCCCAGTCGGAGCAGGTGTGGCGCCAGGCCGACCGCTACGGCGTTCCCCGGATCTGCTTCATCAACAAGATGGACAAGATCGGCGCCGAGTTCCAGCGCTGCGTCGACATGTTCACCGACCGCCTGAACACCAACCCGCTGCCGGTGCAGTTGCCTATCGGTGCGGAGTCGGACTTCAGGGGCGTCATCGACCTGGTGCACATGAAGGCGCTCGTCTGGAGCGAAGAGACAAAGCTCGGCGAGATGTACGACACCGTCGACATCCCCGACAGCCATGTCGACGCCGCCCGCGAGGCGCACGACAAGATGATCGAGACGCTGGCCGAGGCCGACGACGAGATCATGGAGCTCTACCTGGAGGGCGAGGAGCCCACGATCGAGCAGATCGTGCCCGCTATCCGGCGCGCCACCATCGCCGGCACCGCCATCCCGGTGCTGTGCGGTACCGCGTTCAAGAACAAGGGCGTGCAGCCGCTGCTGGACGCCGTGGTCGACTACCTCCCCGCGCCGCTGGACGTCGAGGGCGTCGAGGGCCATGACCCCAAGGACGAGGGCGAGAAGGCCGAACTCGTCCGGCGCCCGGACGAAGAGGAGCCGTTCTCGGCTCTGGTCTTCAAGATCATGAGCGACCCCCACCTGGGCAAGCTCACCTACATCCGGGTGTACTCGGGCGTCCTGAAGACCGGGACGCAGGTGCTCAACAGCGTGAAGGGGCGCAAGGAGCGCATCGGCAAGATCTACCGCATGCACTCCAACAAGCGCGAGGAGATCGACCGTGTGGGCGCCGGCGACATCGTGGCCGTGATGGGTCTGAAGGACACCACCACGGGCGAGACCCTGTGCGACTCCTCGGACCCGATCGTGCTGGAGTCGATGACGTTCCCGGCCCCGGTCATCGAGGTCGCCATCGAGCCCAAGAGCAAGAGCGACCAGGAGAAGCTGGGTGTCGCCATCCAGCGCCTCGTCGACGAGGACCCCTCCTTCCGGGTGTCCACCGACGAGGAGACCGGCCAGACGGTCATCGCCGGCATGGGCGAGCTGCATCTTGAGGTGTTCGTCCACCGCATGCGCGACGAGTTCAAGGTCGAGGCCAACATCGGCCGTCCGCAGGTCGCCTACCGCGAGACGATCCGCAAGAAGGTCGAGAAGGTCGACTACACCCACAAGAAGCAGACGGGCGGCCAGGGGCAGTTCGGCCGCGTCGTCATCGACGTCGAGCCCCTGCTCGCCGAGGACGGCGGAGACAGCGCGGGCTACGAGTTCGTCAACAACATCACCGGCGGCCGCATCCCCCGGGAGTACATCCCCTCGGTGGACGCGGGCTGCCAGGAGACCGCCGAGTTCGGCATTCTCGCCGGTTATCCCTTGGTGGGCATCAAGGTGACGCTGCAGGACGGCGCGTATCACGACGTCGACTCCTCCGAGCTCGCGTTCAAGGTCGCCGGTTCCATGGCGTTCAAGGACGCGGCGCGCAGGGCCAAACCGGTCCTGCTGGAGCCGGTCATGGCCGTGGAGGTCACGATGCCCGACGAGTACATGGGCGACGTGATCGGCGACCTGAACAGTCGGCGCGGGCAGGTCCAGTCGATGGAGGAGCGCTCGGGCACCCGAGTGGTCAAGGCCCAGGTGCCCCTGTCGGAGATGTTCGGCTACGTGGGTGACCTGCGCAGCCGTACGCAGGGTCGAGCCACGTACACGATGGTGTTCGACTCCTACGCGGAGGTCCCGTCCAACGTCGCAGAAGAGATTGTGGCGAAGGCGCGCGGCGAGTAA